A single genomic interval of Chitinophaga sp. 180180018-3 harbors:
- a CDS encoding RNA polymerase sigma-70 factor: MVRIAEGDEKAFRIFFDKYRNRFYAVVLKMTRSEALAEDMVQEIFLKIWQNRASLPEITNPDSYFFTSLYRQVFRHYKRAALDRNLLKMVAEAPSFQSITDETVLAREGERLIEEAISRLPAQQQQVFRLSKQDGFSREQIAEQLNISPHTVKNHLADAMKSVKSYLSHSILIYIMLASLLD, translated from the coding sequence TTGGTTCGCATCGCGGAAGGGGACGAAAAGGCTTTCCGTATCTTTTTTGATAAGTACCGAAATCGTTTTTATGCGGTGGTGCTAAAAATGACGAGATCCGAAGCTTTAGCGGAGGATATGGTACAAGAGATTTTTCTCAAGATATGGCAAAATAGAGCCTCTCTTCCGGAAATTACTAACCCAGATTCTTATTTTTTTACATCGCTTTACCGGCAAGTATTTCGCCACTACAAAAGAGCCGCTTTGGACAGGAACCTATTGAAAATGGTGGCCGAGGCGCCCAGTTTTCAAAGTATCACTGACGAGACTGTTCTGGCGCGCGAAGGTGAACGACTAATCGAGGAAGCTATATCCCGATTACCAGCTCAGCAGCAACAGGTATTTAGGCTTAGCAAACAAGATGGGTTCAGCCGCGAACAAATTGCAGAACAGCTTAATATTTCACCGCACACAGTCAAAAATCATCTTGCCGACGCTATGAAGTCCGTTAAATCCTATTTAAGCCATTCTATATTGATTTACATTATGTTAGCATCGTTATTGGATTAA
- a CDS encoding SDR family oxidoreductase: MNFQNKSVVITGGTSGIGKALAVEFLALGANVAVCGRKQPALDAMQNELNNKRLFTFVADVSVEADCKSFIESTIATFGKIDILINNAGISMRAMFRDLNVDVLKSLMDINFWGTVYCTKYAYPSILANKGTIVGVSSIAGYRGLPARTGYSASKFAMQGFLEALRTENLHAGVNVMWVCPGFTASNIRNTALNPQGQAQSETPLDEGKLMSAEAVANAIAKAIFKRKRTLVLTGQGKLTVLLSKLAPGLLDKLVYNHFKKEPGSPLQ; this comes from the coding sequence ATGAATTTTCAAAACAAATCAGTTGTCATCACCGGCGGTACCTCCGGTATCGGTAAAGCACTCGCTGTGGAATTTCTTGCACTCGGCGCCAATGTGGCCGTCTGCGGCAGAAAACAACCCGCCCTCGATGCCATGCAAAACGAACTGAATAATAAACGTCTCTTTACTTTTGTAGCTGATGTAAGCGTCGAAGCCGACTGCAAATCATTCATCGAAAGCACCATTGCTACATTCGGTAAAATAGATATACTCATCAACAACGCAGGTATCTCCATGCGGGCCATGTTCAGAGATCTCAATGTGGATGTACTGAAATCTCTGATGGATATCAATTTCTGGGGAACAGTGTATTGCACTAAATATGCTTACCCTTCTATCCTTGCTAATAAAGGCACTATTGTAGGTGTTTCCTCTATCGCCGGATACAGAGGCCTGCCTGCCCGCACCGGCTACTCTGCTTCCAAATTCGCCATGCAGGGCTTCCTCGAAGCATTGCGCACCGAAAACCTGCACGCCGGCGTAAACGTCATGTGGGTCTGCCCCGGATTCACGGCATCGAATATACGTAATACGGCACTCAACCCCCAGGGCCAGGCCCAGAGCGAAACTCCGCTCGACGAAGGTAAGCTCATGAGCGCCGAAGCAGTAGCGAATGCTATTGCCAAAGCCATCTTCAAACGCAAACGTACACTCGTGCTCACCGGTCAGGGAAAACTCACCGTGTTACTCAGCAAACTCGCACCCGGCCTGCTCGACAAACTCGTTTATAACCACTTCAAAAAAGAACCCGGCTCGCCGCTTCAATAA
- a CDS encoding SAM-dependent chlorinase/fluorinase — protein sequence MSIITLTSDIGMQDYLVGAIKGQLWQYCPECHVTDISHHISPFNLPQATYICKSAFAYFPLGTFHFVLINLFDKRPDHVLVAEHNGQYIGCADNGLLTMIAGGMPEKVIKLPLPADAPKNTFTIIQLLATAARELSRGKALGELGPMTQQIQVKHNLQPLVGDDFIEGQIIHIDSFENVVVNITRQQFYQQCRNRQFRIFFRRDEVISQISETYADVPEGTKLALFNAAGYLEIAINKGNAAGLFGLQGFRREQLTQPAGYQQLSYYQTVRIIFQ from the coding sequence ATGTCCATTATAACATTAACATCAGACATAGGAATGCAGGACTACCTGGTAGGGGCCATCAAAGGGCAACTCTGGCAATACTGCCCGGAATGTCATGTTACGGACATCTCTCATCATATCAGTCCCTTTAACCTCCCACAGGCAACCTACATCTGCAAAAGCGCCTTCGCCTATTTCCCGCTGGGCACTTTCCATTTTGTACTGATCAACCTGTTCGATAAACGCCCCGATCATGTGCTCGTGGCTGAACATAACGGCCAGTACATCGGCTGCGCCGATAACGGACTGCTAACCATGATCGCCGGTGGCATGCCGGAGAAAGTGATCAAACTCCCCCTGCCTGCCGACGCACCTAAAAATACTTTTACCATCATCCAATTGCTCGCTACCGCTGCCAGGGAGCTGAGCCGCGGCAAAGCACTCGGTGAACTCGGCCCCATGACCCAGCAGATACAGGTAAAACATAACCTGCAGCCACTCGTGGGCGACGATTTCATCGAAGGGCAGATCATTCATATCGACAGCTTCGAAAATGTAGTGGTGAACATCACCCGGCAGCAATTCTATCAGCAATGCAGGAACCGGCAATTCCGGATCTTCTTCCGCCGCGATGAAGTGATCAGCCAGATCAGTGAAACCTATGCCGATGTTCCGGAAGGCACCAAACTGGCCCTGTTCAATGCCGCCGGATACCTCGAAATCGCCATCAATAAAGGCAATGCCGCCGGCCTCTTCGGCCTGCAGGGCTTCCGCCGCGAGCAACTCACGCAGCCCGCCGGCTACCAGCAACTCTCCTATTATCAAACTGTAAGAATCATATTCCAATGA
- a CDS encoding antibiotic biosynthesis monooxygenase family protein: MINRIVKMEFAPDKVPVFRHLFHQQQSLIRNFPGCLHLELWENTATPHILFTFSQWESEAALESYRNSSLFHETWAATKVLFNAKPQAWSCQPIVISR; this comes from the coding sequence ATGATCAACCGGATAGTAAAAATGGAATTCGCACCCGACAAGGTACCTGTCTTCCGTCACCTCTTCCACCAACAACAATCCCTCATCCGGAATTTCCCCGGCTGCCTCCATCTCGAACTCTGGGAAAATACAGCAACACCCCATATCCTCTTCACCTTCAGCCAGTGGGAATCCGAAGCCGCCCTCGAATCCTACCGGAATTCCTCCCTCTTCCACGAAACCTGGGCCGCCACTAAAGTCCTGTTCAACGCCAAACCCCAGGCCTGGAGCTGCCAGCCGATAGTAATAAGTCGCTAG
- a CDS encoding DUF2723 domain-containing protein: MNFKRTNNLVGWVICIIACFVYIKTMEATGSLWDCGEFISSAYKVQIPHPPGAPLFVLLGRLFSMFLKPSQAALGVNTMTALASGFTILFLFWTITHFARRLMVKPGEEISREKMIAIMGAGIVGALAYTFSDSFWFSAVEGEVYGMSSFFTAIVFWAILKWEHEADEPYSDRWIVLIGYLLGLSIGVHLLNLLTIPAMVMVYYFRRYKVTGWGTFWAFMMGCAITGIVQKYFIQDTVKASGYMDVFFVNSLGMGFFTGFLFYFALIVAILFIGYRKPKFSIYAPLIVIATIIIVPAFNDPGTGTIFFKFVLAAFFVAIPWILKAIGVKFNQSKAVHFSRLTIMFLLFMLLGYSTYITTMVRSTANPSVDMYNVDNPISLVGYLGREQYGDFPLIYGQVFTARPTEYKEGANIYARGAKKYEVSGKKMDPVYAPDDMMLFPRVWDGSNDQGHADFYRSWLGLQQGEKPGFGDNIKFFLQYQVNFMYIRYFMWNFVGKQNDTQGYGNVRDGNWISGISFIDNFFYGDQSLMPDSLKDNKGHNTMFFLPAILGLLGFFFQYNHHRKDTLVVSLLFFFTGFAIILYLNQAGNQPRERDYAYVGSFYAYAVWIGLGVLSVYNFLKKKTKSALSPALATGICLLAVPVLMGFQEWDDHDRSTKYVARDVAKDYLESCQKNAILFTVGDNDTYPLWYAQEVEGIRPDIRVINLSLLGVDWYIDQARRAVNESPAIPMTWSADKYKGETRNYIRFFDPGNIPADKYFNLKEIMNFMGSDDANSKITTQDGGNENFLPTRQLFIPVDKAEVVKYGVVNTKDTARILASVPFKVSKNFLLKNDLAVYDIIAANNWKRPIYFTSPTDLGLNDYLQTDGLAYHLVPLEKQTTQDPLGMDINANVNAMYDNLMHKFEFGGAQTKGTYFDEPNRKMVMYLRQAFTKLSIAMVQEGKAKDSALNVLKYMDKNILETNFPYAMTSPGNMHNYTSIQTIYAYYMAGDPKKGDELADKVTRDCEQQLRFYSSLPPSRMTSDLQRDGQNAQQFIAWLHQMKGDFGVNGAKRNKEGVIQMSTEDSNATPAAKDTGRIKK; encoded by the coding sequence ATGAATTTCAAAAGGACCAACAACCTGGTCGGCTGGGTCATCTGCATCATTGCCTGCTTTGTCTACATTAAAACAATGGAAGCTACAGGTAGCTTGTGGGACTGCGGCGAGTTTATTTCAAGTGCTTATAAAGTACAGATTCCTCACCCGCCCGGGGCACCTTTGTTTGTGTTGCTTGGAAGATTGTTTAGTATGTTCCTTAAACCTTCCCAGGCCGCATTAGGAGTAAATACCATGACGGCCCTGGCCAGTGGTTTTACTATCCTGTTCCTGTTCTGGACCATTACCCACTTCGCCCGTCGCCTCATGGTAAAACCAGGCGAAGAAATTTCCCGCGAAAAAATGATCGCTATTATGGGCGCCGGCATTGTTGGTGCACTGGCCTATACTTTTTCCGATTCATTCTGGTTCTCCGCAGTGGAAGGCGAGGTATATGGTATGTCCTCTTTCTTTACCGCCATCGTTTTCTGGGCCATCCTCAAATGGGAACATGAAGCCGATGAACCATACTCCGACCGCTGGATCGTGCTGATCGGCTACCTGCTGGGCCTCTCCATCGGCGTTCACCTCCTGAACCTCCTGACCATCCCGGCTATGGTGATGGTATACTACTTCAGACGTTATAAAGTTACCGGCTGGGGCACCTTCTGGGCCTTCATGATGGGCTGTGCCATCACCGGTATCGTGCAGAAATATTTCATACAGGATACGGTGAAAGCTTCCGGCTATATGGATGTTTTCTTCGTAAACTCGCTCGGTATGGGCTTCTTCACAGGGTTCCTCTTCTATTTCGCCCTGATCGTAGCCATCCTCTTCATTGGTTACAGAAAACCGAAGTTCAGTATCTATGCCCCACTCATCGTTATCGCTACGATCATCATCGTACCGGCTTTCAATGATCCCGGCACCGGCACTATCTTCTTTAAATTCGTGCTGGCCGCATTCTTTGTGGCGATCCCCTGGATACTGAAAGCAATAGGTGTGAAATTCAATCAGAGCAAAGCGGTGCACTTCAGCCGGCTCACGATCATGTTCCTCCTGTTTATGCTCCTCGGCTACTCCACTTATATTACTACCATGGTACGCTCTACTGCCAACCCTTCGGTAGATATGTATAATGTAGATAACCCGATCTCTCTGGTAGGTTATCTCGGCCGTGAACAGTATGGCGATTTCCCGCTCATTTATGGCCAGGTATTCACTGCCCGTCCTACTGAATACAAGGAAGGCGCTAATATCTACGCCCGCGGCGCTAAGAAATATGAAGTATCCGGCAAAAAAATGGATCCTGTGTACGCTCCTGATGATATGATGCTGTTCCCCCGTGTATGGGATGGCAGCAACGATCAGGGCCACGCCGATTTCTACCGCTCCTGGCTGGGCCTCCAGCAGGGCGAAAAACCCGGCTTTGGCGATAACATCAAATTCTTCCTGCAATACCAGGTGAACTTCATGTATATCCGCTACTTCATGTGGAACTTCGTAGGTAAACAAAATGATACCCAGGGTTATGGTAACGTACGTGATGGTAACTGGATCTCCGGTATTTCGTTTATCGATAACTTCTTCTATGGCGATCAGTCACTCATGCCCGATAGCCTGAAAGACAATAAAGGACACAATACCATGTTCTTCCTCCCGGCTATCCTCGGTTTGCTGGGCTTCTTCTTCCAGTATAACCATCACCGTAAGGATACCCTGGTAGTATCACTGTTGTTCTTCTTTACCGGCTTTGCCATCATTTTGTACCTGAACCAGGCCGGCAACCAGCCACGTGAACGTGACTACGCTTATGTAGGCTCCTTCTACGCGTATGCTGTCTGGATTGGCCTCGGAGTACTGTCTGTATACAACTTCCTGAAAAAGAAAACGAAGAGCGCCCTCTCCCCGGCTCTCGCTACCGGTATCTGCCTGCTGGCCGTGCCTGTACTGATGGGCTTCCAGGAATGGGACGACCACGATCGCTCTACTAAATATGTTGCCAGAGATGTTGCAAAAGATTACCTGGAGTCCTGTCAGAAAAATGCCATCCTGTTCACCGTCGGCGATAACGATACTTACCCGCTCTGGTATGCTCAGGAAGTGGAAGGCATCCGCCCGGATATCAGAGTGATCAACCTGAGCCTCCTCGGGGTTGATTGGTACATCGATCAGGCACGCAGAGCTGTGAATGAAAGTCCTGCTATTCCGATGACCTGGTCGGCCGATAAATACAAAGGTGAAACCCGTAACTACATCCGCTTCTTCGATCCGGGAAATATTCCTGCTGATAAATACTTTAACCTGAAGGAAATCATGAACTTCATGGGTAGCGATGATGCCAACAGCAAAATAACTACCCAGGATGGCGGTAACGAAAACTTCCTGCCAACCCGCCAGCTGTTCATTCCGGTAGATAAAGCCGAAGTAGTGAAATATGGTGTGGTAAATACGAAAGACACCGCCCGCATCCTTGCCTCTGTGCCATTTAAAGTAAGCAAGAACTTCCTGCTGAAAAACGACCTCGCGGTATATGATATCATTGCTGCCAATAACTGGAAACGGCCTATCTATTTTACCAGCCCAACCGATCTTGGCCTCAACGATTACCTGCAAACCGATGGCCTGGCTTACCACCTGGTACCGCTGGAAAAACAAACCACCCAGGATCCGCTGGGCATGGATATCAACGCCAACGTAAACGCCATGTATGATAACCTCATGCACAAGTTCGAATTCGGTGGCGCTCAAACCAAAGGCACTTACTTCGATGAGCCTAACAGGAAAATGGTGATGTACCTCCGTCAGGCATTCACTAAACTGTCTATCGCTATGGTACAGGAAGGAAAAGCCAAAGACAGCGCCCTGAATGTACTGAAGTATATGGATAAGAACATACTGGAAACTAACTTCCCATATGCGATGACCAGTCCGGGTAACATGCACAACTATACCTCCATTCAAACCATCTACGCCTATTACATGGCCGGAGATCCGAAGAAAGGAGATGAACTGGCCGATAAAGTGACCAGGGATTGTGAACAACAGCTGCGCTTCTACAGCTCTCTGCCTCCGAGCAGAATGACGAGCGACTTACAGCGCGATGGCCAGAACGCCCAACAGTTTATCGCCTGGTTACACCAGATGAAAGGCGACTTCGGCGTAAACGGCGCAAAACGCAATAAAGAAGGCGTTATCCAGATGAGTACGGAAGATTCCAACGCAACACCTGCTGCAAAAGACACGGGTAGAATTAAGAAATAA
- a CDS encoding sugar phosphate isomerase/epimerase — translation MKKLRNALMLAGGLAVALFAGSASGQSRADALGWKLGAQAWTFNHFTLAEALDKMDSCGIQYVEAFPGQVIGGGIEGKFDYHMSPDKQEQVKALFKKKHKVLIAFGVVVPASAAEWRMLFDFANRMGIQSITSEPKAEDLDLVSSLCDQYQIKLAIHDHPKPSPYWSPEKVLEAIKGRSKLMGACADIGHWVRSGLDPVECIKKLNGHIVSLHFKDLNEKSPEAHDVVWGNGVSQMPKVMEALKDQKFKGLFSAEYEYHWDYNVPEVKESAAYWRTMVSNL, via the coding sequence ATGAAAAAACTGAGAAATGCATTGATGCTGGCAGGCGGACTGGCGGTGGCATTATTTGCAGGATCTGCCTCCGGACAAAGCCGGGCAGATGCGCTGGGTTGGAAACTGGGTGCGCAGGCATGGACGTTCAATCATTTTACGTTAGCGGAAGCATTGGATAAGATGGACAGCTGCGGTATCCAGTATGTAGAGGCTTTTCCCGGGCAGGTGATTGGCGGAGGTATAGAGGGCAAATTTGATTATCATATGTCGCCCGACAAGCAGGAGCAGGTAAAAGCCCTGTTTAAGAAGAAACATAAGGTGTTGATAGCTTTTGGCGTAGTAGTACCTGCTTCTGCTGCAGAATGGCGTATGCTGTTTGATTTTGCGAACAGGATGGGTATCCAGAGCATTACTTCCGAGCCTAAGGCAGAAGACCTGGACCTGGTATCATCCCTGTGCGATCAGTACCAGATCAAACTGGCGATTCATGATCACCCGAAACCAAGTCCGTACTGGAGCCCTGAGAAAGTACTGGAAGCCATAAAAGGCAGAAGTAAACTGATGGGTGCCTGCGCTGATATCGGCCACTGGGTGCGTTCCGGTCTGGATCCGGTAGAGTGCATCAAGAAGCTGAATGGTCATATTGTAAGCCTGCACTTCAAAGATTTGAATGAGAAATCTCCTGAGGCACACGATGTAGTATGGGGTAACGGTGTTTCCCAGATGCCTAAAGTAATGGAAGCACTGAAGGATCAGAAATTCAAAGGACTGTTTTCTGCAGAATATGAATATCACTGGGATTACAATGTACCTGAAGTAAAAGAAAGTGCTGCTTACTGGAGAACCATGGTAAGCAACCTGTAG